From the Clostridium putrefaciens genome, one window contains:
- a CDS encoding urocanate hydratase — MISNVDILEAMTIKLDDELPKTIEFKEGIRRAPDRGFTLTKNQTQIALKNALRYIPEKYHKTLAKEFMEELRTRGRIYGYRYRPESRIYGKPINEYKGNCIEGKAFQVMIDNNLDSDIALYPYELVTYGETGQVCQNWMQYRLIMKYLEEMTENQTLVIESGHPLGLFKSKPEAPRVIITNALMVGMFDNNEDWHYAMQMGVANYGQMTAGGWMYIGPQGIVHGTFNTILNAGRQKLGVGQDEDLRGHIFVSSGLGGMSGAQPKAIEISGGVGIIAEVDYSRIQTRFKQGWVSRVSSDLKDVFDVAKEYMDKKEPISIAYHGNIVDLLQYAVENHFHIELLSDQTSCHAAYEGGYCPQGVSFDERTKLLREDRKKFNTLVDSSLRRHFEFIKILVDRGTYFFDYGNSFMKAIYDAGVKEIVKNGVDEKDGFIFPSYVEDIMGPELFDYGYGPFRWVCLSGDHKDLIKTDKAAMDCIDPNRRAQDRDNYMWIKDAEKNQLVVGTEARILYQDAMGRTNIALKFNEMVRKGEVGPIMLGRDHHDVSGTDSPFRETSNIKDGSNIMADMAIQSYAGNAARGMSLVALHNGGGVGIGKSINGGFGLVLDGSTRIDNIIKSAMPWDVMGGVARRAWARNENSISTSIEYNKMRSGEEHITLPFIPKDDLIMEVIEESFKKIKLETLKSENKEDVKLTKEEIIIKKENIKGWK, encoded by the coding sequence ATGATAAGTAATGTAGATATTTTAGAAGCTATGACAATAAAATTAGATGATGAACTTCCAAAGACCATTGAATTTAAGGAAGGTATAAGACGAGCTCCAGATAGAGGCTTTACACTTACAAAAAATCAAACACAGATAGCCTTAAAAAATGCATTAAGATACATACCAGAGAAGTATCATAAAACTTTGGCTAAAGAGTTTATGGAGGAACTCAGAACTCGGGGAAGAATATATGGATATAGATATAGACCGGAGTCAAGAATATACGGTAAACCTATAAATGAATATAAAGGGAATTGCATAGAAGGTAAAGCTTTTCAAGTTATGATAGACAATAACTTGGATTCGGATATAGCACTTTACCCTTATGAACTTGTAACCTATGGTGAGACAGGACAAGTGTGTCAAAATTGGATGCAATATAGATTAATAATGAAATACCTAGAAGAGATGACAGAAAATCAAACTTTAGTTATAGAGTCTGGACATCCGTTAGGTCTTTTCAAATCAAAGCCAGAAGCGCCAAGGGTTATAATAACTAATGCTTTAATGGTAGGGATGTTTGATAATAACGAAGACTGGCATTATGCTATGCAAATGGGAGTTGCAAATTATGGTCAAATGACTGCTGGTGGTTGGATGTATATAGGACCTCAAGGAATAGTACATGGAACATTTAACACTATATTAAATGCAGGAAGACAAAAACTAGGAGTAGGACAAGATGAAGATTTAAGAGGTCATATATTTGTTTCTTCAGGACTTGGTGGCATGAGTGGTGCACAACCAAAGGCTATAGAAATATCTGGAGGAGTAGGAATAATTGCAGAGGTGGATTATTCTAGAATACAAACTAGGTTTAAACAAGGATGGGTAAGCAGGGTATCTTCAGATTTGAAGGACGTATTTGATGTAGCTAAAGAATATATGGATAAAAAAGAGCCTATATCCATTGCTTATCATGGAAATATAGTAGACTTATTACAGTATGCTGTAGAAAATCATTTTCATATAGAATTATTATCAGATCAGACTTCTTGTCATGCGGCTTATGAAGGGGGATATTGTCCTCAAGGAGTAAGCTTTGATGAAAGAACAAAACTACTAAGAGAAGATAGAAAGAAGTTTAATACTTTAGTGGATTCTAGTCTTAGAAGACATTTTGAATTTATAAAGATTTTAGTGGATAGAGGAACATATTTCTTTGACTACGGTAATTCCTTTATGAAAGCTATTTATGATGCAGGGGTTAAGGAAATAGTTAAAAATGGTGTAGATGAAAAGGATGGATTTATATTTCCATCTTACGTAGAAGATATAATGGGACCTGAATTATTTGACTATGGATATGGACCATTTAGATGGGTATGTTTAAGTGGTGATCACAAAGACCTTATAAAAACTGATAAGGCTGCCATGGATTGTATTGATCCAAATAGAAGAGCCCAAGATAGAGATAATTATATGTGGATAAAAGATGCAGAAAAGAATCAGCTTGTAGTTGGAACAGAAGCTAGAATATTATATCAAGATGCCATGGGAAGGACTAACATTGCATTAAAGTTTAATGAGATGGTTAGAAAGGGAGAAGTTGGCCCTATAATGCTAGGAAGGGATCATCATGATGTAAGTGGAACAGATTCACCATTTAGAGAGACATCTAATATAAAAGATGGAAGTAACATAATGGCAGATATGGCTATTCAATCTTATGCTGGGAATGCTGCTAGAGGGATGAGTCTTGTAGCCCTTCATAATGGTGGGGGAGTTGGAATTGGAAAGTCAATTAATGGAGGCTTTGGATTAGTTTTAGATGGTAGTACTAGGATCGATAATATAATAAAAAGCGCTATGCCGTGGGATGTAATGGGAGGAGTGGCTAGACGTGCCTGGGCTAGAAATGAAAATTCTATAAGCACAAGTATAGAATATAATAAAATGCGGTCTGGAGAAGAACATATAACCCTACCTTTTATACCAAAAGATGATCTTATAATGGAAGTTATAGAGGAATCCTTTAAAAAAATAAAGTTAGAAACATTGAAATCTGAAAATAAAGAAGACGTGAAACTAACGAAAGAAGAAATAATAATAAAAAAAGAAAATATAAAAGGTTGGAAGTAA
- a CDS encoding diacylglycerol/lipid kinase family protein: MKHLFIINPKAGKGKAVTFIKEIKEYFKDKEDYFIETTEREGHATSLVREYVDRNDYRVYSIGGDGTLNEVLNGIIGSNSSLAVIPAGTGNDFIKSIMEGGNNKDILRRTIEGTEEFIDLGKINKKYFINISSVGFDAAVTQNARYLKRKPFVSGKLAYLFSIFLTMYKFKGIDVDIIIDGVTIKRKILLIAIANGKYYGGGMKVAPDAKVTDGLLDICIVNNMSMWRVFRLFPKLIIGRHGDIEEVEFLKCESILIKGKESFPINMDGEILNNNEIHIGVEKQHIRVVKPNN; the protein is encoded by the coding sequence ATGAAACATTTATTCATAATAAATCCTAAGGCTGGTAAGGGAAAAGCTGTTACCTTTATCAAAGAAATAAAAGAGTATTTTAAAGATAAGGAAGATTATTTTATAGAAACAACTGAAAGGGAAGGACATGCCACGAGTTTAGTGAGAGAATATGTGGATAGAAATGATTATAGAGTATATTCTATAGGTGGAGATGGAACATTAAATGAGGTTTTAAATGGTATTATAGGTAGCAATAGTAGTCTTGCAGTTATTCCAGCTGGAACAGGAAATGATTTCATAAAAAGCATTATGGAAGGTGGGAATAATAAAGATATACTTAGAAGAACCATTGAAGGCACGGAAGAATTTATAGATCTCGGAAAAATTAACAAGAAGTATTTTATTAATATATCTTCCGTAGGGTTTGATGCTGCTGTCACACAAAATGCAAGATACTTAAAGCGAAAGCCTTTTGTAAGTGGAAAGTTAGCTTATCTTTTTAGTATATTTCTAACTATGTATAAATTTAAAGGGATAGATGTGGATATAATTATAGATGGAGTTACTATTAAAAGAAAGATTCTTTTAATTGCTATAGCTAATGGAAAGTACTATGGTGGAGGAATGAAAGTCGCACCAGATGCAAAAGTTACCGATGGGCTTTTAGATATATGTATTGTTAATAATATGAGTATGTGGCGAGTATTTAGATTATTTCCAAAGCTAATAATAGGTAGACATGGAGACATAGAAGAGGTAGAATTTTTGAAATGTGAAAGCATACTTATTAAAGGTAAAGAAAGTTTTCCTATTAATATGGATGGAGAGATATTAAATAATAATGAGATTCATATAGGGGTTGAAAAACAGCATATAAGAGTAGTAAAACCAAATAACTAA
- the hutI gene encoding imidazolonepropionase, which translates to MKNKVIIKDASEIVTCSGFEAKKGKEMQDIAVIYDGAIIIEDGIIKDIGISKEILKDINEDEYEIISAKGRAVLPGFVDSHTHFVFGGYRAEEFSWRLKGDSYMSIMERGGGIINSVESTRKATEEELYTLGQERLDSMIKFGITTVEGKSGYGLDIDTELKQLKVMERLNKDHAVDVVSTFLGAHATPKEYKGRTDDYVKFIINEVLPKVKDKAKFCDVFCEKNVFSIEQSREILKSAKSLGMKIKLHADEIVQLGGAELAGELGATSADHLLQASDKGIKDMAKAGTVATLLPCTAFSLKESFARGREMIDNGCAVALATDLNPGSCFTNSIPLMFALACLQMNLSIEESITALTINGAAALDRADEIGSLDVGKKADIIMLKYPSYKFIPYNIGMNTVDMVIKDGRVVI; encoded by the coding sequence ATGAAAAATAAAGTTATTATAAAAGATGCTTCTGAAATAGTTACCTGTAGCGGATTTGAGGCTAAAAAGGGAAAAGAGATGCAGGATATAGCTGTAATTTATGATGGAGCTATAATTATAGAGGACGGAATCATAAAAGATATAGGAATATCAAAAGAAATTTTAAAGGATATAAATGAAGATGAATATGAAATAATATCAGCAAAAGGAAGAGCTGTACTTCCTGGATTTGTTGATTCTCATACACATTTTGTATTTGGAGGATATAGGGCTGAAGAGTTTTCTTGGAGATTAAAAGGTGATAGCTACATGTCTATTATGGAAAGAGGCGGGGGCATAATAAATAGTGTAGAAAGCACAAGAAAAGCTACAGAAGAGGAACTTTATACCCTAGGTCAGGAAAGATTAGATTCTATGATTAAGTTTGGTATAACTACTGTAGAAGGGAAAAGTGGATATGGACTTGATATTGATACAGAGTTAAAGCAGTTAAAGGTGATGGAAAGACTAAACAAAGATCATGCTGTGGATGTAGTATCTACATTTTTAGGCGCTCATGCAACTCCAAAGGAATACAAGGGTAGAACAGATGATTACGTAAAGTTTATCATAAATGAAGTTTTACCAAAGGTTAAAGATAAGGCGAAATTTTGTGACGTATTTTGTGAAAAGAATGTTTTTTCTATAGAGCAGTCAAGAGAAATATTAAAATCGGCTAAGTCTTTAGGTATGAAAATAAAACTTCATGCAGATGAAATAGTACAACTAGGAGGGGCAGAGCTTGCAGGTGAATTAGGTGCTACATCAGCAGACCACTTGTTACAAGCCTCGGATAAAGGAATAAAGGATATGGCTAAAGCAGGTACTGTTGCTACATTACTTCCATGTACTGCCTTTAGTTTAAAAGAATCTTTTGCAAGAGGAAGAGAGATGATAGATAACGGATGCGCAGTAGCATTAGCTACAGACCTTAACCCAGGTAGCTGCTTTACGAACTCCATACCATTAATGTTTGCACTTGCTTGTCTTCAGATGAACCTTTCTATAGAAGAGTCAATAACAGCTCTTACTATAAATGGAGCAGCAGCTTTAGATAGGGCAGATGAGATTGGAAGTTTAGACGTTGGTAAAAAGGCAGATATTATAATGCTTAAATATCCTTCATACAAATTTATACCTTATAATATAGGTATGAATACTGTAGATATGGTAATTAAGGATGGAAGGGTTGTTATTTAA
- the yedF gene encoding sulfurtransferase-like selenium metabolism protein YedF, producing MIHTIDCKGLKCPQPVINTKRYFDSIKEGKALIIVDNEVAKNNICKFAQSNGYKYEVIDSEGLFSISITKEECNCEIMEFHKRLVIVVGTDKLGEGDEVLGANLMKSYMYALSESDDMPSDIIFLNSGVKLTTKDSSVIDSLDELKSKGVNITSCGTCLDFYNLKDHLLIGDISNMYTIVETMNKADNTIKL from the coding sequence GTGATACATACAATTGATTGTAAAGGGCTTAAATGTCCACAGCCTGTTATAAATACTAAAAGATATTTTGATTCTATAAAGGAAGGCAAAGCTTTAATAATAGTAGATAACGAAGTTGCAAAAAACAATATATGTAAATTTGCACAAAGTAATGGATATAAATATGAGGTAATAGATTCAGAAGGGTTATTTAGTATAAGTATAACTAAAGAAGAGTGTAATTGTGAAATCATGGAGTTTCATAAAAGGTTAGTAATAGTTGTAGGTACGGATAAACTTGGAGAAGGAGATGAAGTTTTAGGTGCAAACCTCATGAAAAGCTATATGTATGCTTTGTCTGAAAGTGATGATATGCCATCAGATATTATATTCTTAAATTCTGGAGTTAAACTTACTACAAAAGATTCTAGCGTTATAGATAGTTTAGATGAACTAAAAAGTAAGGGCGTAAATATAACTAGTTGTGGTACATGCCTTGATTTTTATAATCTAAAAGATCATTTGCTTATAGGAGATATATCCAATATGTATACAATTGTAGAGACCATGAATAAGGCTGATAATACCATAAAGTTGTAG
- a CDS encoding fructose-1,6-bisphosphatase: MAFMYEPSANEVKNDLRYLNLLANQYPTIAKASTEIINLQAILNLPKGTEHFLTDIHGEYEPFLHVLRNGSGVIKRKIDDIFGNSLRESEKKSLASLIYYPEQKLEIILKEEENIDDWYRITLYRLIEICRYASSKYTRSKVRKALPKDFSYIIEELLHEEPGRVDKQEYYNEIINTIICLDRAKEFIIALSKLIQRLVIDRLHIVGDIFDRGPGAHIILDTLIDYHAVDIQWGNHDILWMGAAAGSEVCIASVLRISARYANLDTVEDGYGINMLPLATFALEHYRNDECVYFKPRFDCETGYSLNEINLLSKMHKAIAIIQFKLEKKIIEQRPEFNMGDRLLLNNINYEEGIIEIDGKVYKLTDSNFPTIDPKDPYKLTEDEDILVEKLKSSFINSEKLQKHVRFLFAKGSIYLKHNSNLLFHGCIPLNEDGSFTKVMLKDKEFKGKALLDEFDRLAREAYFYKSNSTAKRYGLDTIWYLWTGPFSPLFGKDKMTTFERYFIEDAEAHKEPKNSYYKYRDEENACNRILEEFDMDNVNSHIINGHMPVQKKNGESPIKANGKLLVIDGGFSRAYQRKTGIAGYTLIYNSFGLQLVSHEPFKSTEDAIIEETDILSSMVVLEQNVERKTVADTDVGEELKKQIKDLKMLLLAYRKGLIKEKR; the protein is encoded by the coding sequence ATGGCATTTATGTATGAACCTTCAGCTAACGAGGTTAAAAATGATCTTAGATATTTAAACCTTTTAGCAAATCAATATCCTACAATTGCAAAAGCTAGTACTGAAATAATTAATTTACAAGCAATATTAAATCTTCCAAAGGGAACAGAACATTTTTTAACTGATATTCATGGAGAATATGAACCCTTTTTGCATGTGTTAAGAAATGGTTCAGGAGTTATAAAAAGAAAAATAGATGACATATTTGGAAACTCATTAAGAGAATCAGAAAAAAAGAGTTTAGCTTCACTTATATATTATCCAGAACAGAAATTAGAGATAATCTTAAAAGAAGAGGAAAATATAGATGATTGGTATAGGATAACTTTATATAGACTTATAGAAATTTGTAGATATGCATCATCAAAATACACAAGATCTAAAGTTCGAAAAGCTCTACCTAAAGATTTTTCTTATATAATAGAAGAATTACTTCATGAAGAGCCCGGTAGAGTAGATAAACAGGAATATTATAATGAAATAATCAACACAATAATATGTCTTGATAGGGCAAAGGAGTTTATTATAGCTCTATCAAAATTAATTCAAAGACTAGTTATAGATAGACTTCATATTGTAGGTGATATATTTGATAGGGGTCCTGGAGCACACATAATATTAGATACCTTAATCGATTATCATGCAGTGGACATTCAGTGGGGAAATCATGATATACTGTGGATGGGAGCAGCAGCTGGATCAGAAGTTTGTATAGCAAGTGTTCTTAGAATTTCAGCAAGATATGCAAATTTAGATACTGTAGAGGATGGATATGGAATAAACATGCTACCTCTTGCAACTTTTGCATTAGAGCATTATAGAAATGATGAGTGTGTATACTTTAAGCCGCGTTTTGATTGTGAAACAGGATATAGTTTAAATGAAATAAATTTACTATCAAAAATGCATAAAGCTATAGCTATAATTCAGTTTAAATTAGAAAAGAAGATAATAGAACAAAGGCCTGAGTTTAATATGGGAGACAGACTATTATTAAACAACATAAACTATGAAGAAGGTATCATAGAAATAGATGGCAAGGTTTACAAATTGACAGATAGCAACTTTCCAACTATAGATCCTAAAGATCCCTATAAACTAACGGAAGATGAGGATATCTTAGTAGAAAAGTTAAAGTCTTCTTTTATAAATAGTGAAAAGCTACAAAAACATGTAAGATTTCTTTTCGCAAAAGGCAGTATATATTTAAAACATAACTCTAACTTACTTTTTCATGGGTGTATTCCACTAAATGAAGATGGAAGCTTTACTAAGGTTATGCTAAAAGATAAGGAATTTAAGGGGAAGGCTCTTTTAGATGAGTTTGATAGATTAGCAAGGGAAGCATACTTTTATAAGAGTAATTCAACAGCTAAGCGGTATGGGTTAGATACAATATGGTATTTATGGACGGGCCCTTTTTCTCCTTTATTCGGAAAAGATAAGATGACTACCTTCGAAAGATATTTTATAGAGGACGCGGAAGCTCATAAGGAACCTAAAAATTCTTATTATAAATATAGAGATGAAGAAAATGCTTGCAATAGAATATTAGAAGAGTTTGATATGGATAATGTTAATTCTCATATAATAAATGGTCATATGCCTGTGCAAAAGAAAAATGGAGAAAGTCCTATAAAGGCAAATGGAAAGCTGTTAGTTATAGATGGTGGATTCTCAAGAGCATACCAAAGGAAAACTGGAATTGCAGGATACACATTAATATATAATTCATTTGGACTTCAGCTAGTTTCACACGAACCCTTCAAATCTACAGAAGATGCCATAATAGAAGAAACTGATATTTTATCATCTATGGTAGTTTTAGAACAAAATGTAGAAAGAAAGACTGTAGCAGATACAGATGTAGGTGAAGAATTAAAAAAGCAAATTAAAGACTTAAAGATGTTACTTCTAGCCTATAGAAAAGGGCTTATAAAAGAAAAAAGATAG
- the ftcD gene encoding glutamate formimidoyltransferase: MSNEKRLIECVPNFSEGRDLTKIEKILDNFRGKQGVKLLDYSRDEDHNRLVVTVVGEPIALKDAVLEAMGTAIEIIDMRVHKGQHPRMGATDVVPFIPIKNVTMDEAIELAKTLAKEVSEKYSLPIYLYEKAASTPERENLAKVRKGQFEKMDEKLKEEEWKPDFGPNHVHETAGVSAIGARMPLVAFNVNLDTGNLEIANNIAKSVRFIGGGLRFCKAMGVELKERGITQISMNMTDYTKTSLYKSFEMVKMEAKRYGVNVVGSEVIGLLPMEALIDTAVYYMGIENFSLNQVLENSLME; this comes from the coding sequence ATGAGTAATGAAAAAAGGTTAATAGAATGTGTACCAAACTTTAGCGAGGGAAGAGATTTAACCAAAATTGAAAAGATTTTAGATAACTTTAGAGGTAAACAAGGTGTGAAGTTATTAGATTATAGTAGAGATGAAGATCATAATAGATTAGTTGTAACTGTTGTTGGAGAACCAATTGCATTAAAAGATGCAGTGTTAGAGGCTATGGGAACAGCAATTGAAATTATAGACATGAGAGTGCATAAAGGACAGCATCCAAGAATGGGAGCTACAGATGTAGTACCTTTTATACCTATAAAAAATGTAACTATGGACGAGGCTATAGAGCTTGCAAAGACTTTAGCTAAAGAAGTATCAGAAAAATATTCATTACCAATTTATTTATATGAAAAGGCTGCATCTACCCCTGAAAGAGAAAATCTTGCAAAGGTTAGAAAGGGTCAATTTGAAAAGATGGATGAAAAGTTAAAAGAAGAAGAATGGAAACCTGATTTTGGACCAAATCATGTTCATGAAACTGCGGGCGTTTCAGCTATAGGAGCTAGAATGCCATTAGTTGCTTTTAATGTTAACCTAGATACTGGCAATTTAGAAATAGCAAATAATATTGCAAAAAGTGTTAGATTTATAGGTGGGGGACTGAGATTTTGTAAGGCTATGGGAGTTGAATTAAAAGAAAGAGGGATAACACAAATATCCATGAATATGACAGATTATACTAAGACATCATTATATAAATCTTTTGAAATGGTTAAAATGGAAGCAAAAAGATATGGAGTTAATGTAGTAGGCAGTGAAGTCATAGGACTTTTGCCTATGGAAGCCTTAATTGATACTGCTGTTTATTACATGGGAATAGAGAACTTTTCCTTAAATCAAGTTTTAGAAAACTCTCTAATGGAATAA